The genomic segment TGATCGTCATGGGCTTCATCGAGCCGTTCACCAAGGAGCTGCCGATGGAGTACGCGGTCGAGATGAATCGCCTCATCAAGTTCGAAATGGAAGGCAGCATCGGTTAATCGCTGCGATTCGTCTCGGCTAGTCCGAGACAACATAGGTAAACCAGGAATCCGTAGAATTTTCTACGGATTTCTTTTTGTCAATGAAGTTCGCCTTGCTTTCCTTTTTGATCGGGAGACGACGTATTGTGGACAGGGAAGCGCACTTTTGGCGTGCGGAGCTTTCGTGGCTTCGGATGAGCCGTCCACAGACAGACGTCCGTGCGAAACGCGGGTTAAATGTCCGCCAAAACGATAAGGTTTGCCAGGGAGATCCTCGATCCTCCCTGACGGTTTCGTATTAATAGGTCAACCAGATACTTCTGGTTGGCCTATTTTTATGGCTGTTTTAAGAAGGCGGCGACCGGGAGAACGCCTGACGGTTTTGGGGCATTGACGCCCACCCAAGTCATTGAGTCTTGAAAAGTATGAGCTGGTTTTCATAAGGCAGCAAGCGCGCTCAAGCTTGTTGACATAGCCCGGAATTCATAAGCGCCGCGATGGACGTGACAAAGCGAGAATATCATGCATAGACCGAGGGGGTGCTACATGGACAGGCAGACGTTCTTTGGCCTACTTGGCCCGCAAGCGCAGCGGGCGCGAATTGAGGGCTCGCCGCTTTTCCCGAGCGTGAGATTAGCTCAGAACCTGCTGGAGACAGGCGGCAGGATCGACGAGCACTATAATCTTGGCGGCATTAAGGCAGGCGGAGGAAAGCCTAATCAGTGGTGGCGTGGGGAAACGTATACGACGCCGACATGGGAATTCGTGAATGGCAAGCGCGTACAGGCGTTGGGAACGTGGCGTTCTTACAAAAGCGTTTATCATTTTTACAAAGACCAGGATTTATTGCTCGGCCATGCCCGCTATGCCCGCGTCCGGGCCGCCAAGACGGCCCCGGAACAAGCGGAGGCGCTCCAGCTTAGCAGGTACGCGACGGATCCGGCTTATAGCAACAAGCTTTCTCAGCTTATCAAAACGTATGATCTGACGAAATATGACGATTTTGAGGAGGCGGACATACCGATGACGACGGAGGAGCGGGAACAGTTCGAGCAGCTTCAAAAAGAGGCTAGCGAGCAGACGGCGCTAATCAGATCGCTCGCCGACCGGCTTGCTTTGGTGGAAAACAGGCAGATAATCGCCGAGCCGCCCGTATGGGCTGCCGCCGCCGTGCAGGCTGCGGTTGATGCCAAGCTGATCGATACGCCGCGCGGCGGAAGTTACGACTTTTACCGGCTGCTGACCGTGCTGCATCGCAAAAACATCATATGAATCAAACTTAAGAATGCCCTCGGGCACTCTTTGCCCGTAAAACCGTTCCTGCGTTACGGCATAAATCCGTCGGCGTTTAACCATCCTAACGACAGAAAATCCACAAGGATGCTTCGGGGGGATGGTTAAGCATGCGCAATCGTGTGTTCGCAAGGGCGGCCTGTGCAGGTATAGCGGCGGCTGCAATCCTGGCAGGTGCCGGATGCACGGACAACCCGGGCGATACGGCAGATCTGAGCCAGCGATACGCGCCGGTGCGGGTGAAGTCGACAGAGCGGACAAAAGCCGACGAGAAGGCCGAGAGCAGCGTCATCAGGCTTCACAGCATTCATCGCACGGGGTATGTATCGCTTGCGGACGTGGCGAAGGCAGCGGGTTATACCGGAAGGTGGCTCGATGACGGAAGCTATGGTCTGGGCGATCATGACCCGAGATGGAAATTCCGTACGGGAGACAGCCGCGTGCAGGCTGACGGCAAGGTGAGCAGGCTGCCGGCGCCGGCGGTAAAGGAGAATGACAACTTGTACGTTCCGGCAGCAGGACTGCCCGCCTTGTTCGGAAAAGAACTGGCCATGCGTACGAATAAAGACACGATTTCCTTTCTTCCAAGAGCCTTTGGCCATGACGCAGGCCATGGAGGGTTGCCCTTCGCCGACGCGGCCCCGGGCACGGCAAGCGGCGGAAAGCTGCGGATCGCCTCCGCTTCAAGCGATGCTGCCGATATCATTTCGCACGGGCAGAAATTCCTGGGAGTCAAATACGACTTCGGAGCCGGCGACTACGAAAAAACAGGGTTGTTCGACTGCTCGTCGTTCGTAAAGTATCTGTTCGCCGAAAAGGGCATTCAGCTTCCCCGTACCGCCAGGGAGCAGGCCGAACACGGAACTGCGGTGTCAAGGAACGAGCTGCAGCCCGGGGATTTGATGTTCTATTATGTGCCCGGCCGATTCAAGACAGATAAGACGGTCGGTCACGTCGGCATCTACATGGGCGGCGGCAAAATGCTTCACTCAAGCCCGAAGCCGGAGGACGGGGTTCAGATTACGGATATCGACAAAGCCTATTGGCAGGATACGTTCTTATACGCCAAGCGGCTGCTCTAGAGACTCCGGGCAAAAGCATGAAAAAGCCCCGGCCGAATATGGCCGGGGCTGTCTGTTGTTCAGGTGGAAATCCGATCGATCTCAAGGCCGTGTTCGACGGCCAGGTCGATAAACTTATCGTCGACGTGAATAAGCGGACGGAACGGATCCGTGGGGTGCGTCATAATGATCGTCCCCCACCGTCCGTCGGACAGCTGCGCGCGCTTGCCGATAAAATTGGGGATCATCCGGTTAATGAACGTCAAAGTCATCTCCGCGTCCAGTTCGTTAAAGCTGAGCCTGTACAGTTCCTTAAGCACGCACAGCAAATCCCGCTTCTCCTGATAGACGCGATCCGAACTCATGGCGCTATATATGTCCGCGATCGCGATGACTCTGGACATCGGCATGATCGCCTGGTCATGGAGCCGCTCGGGATATCCCGTACCGTCGCGTCTCTCGTGGTGCTGGAGCGCGGCGACGGCGATCTCTTCGTCCGAATACGAGTCCTTCAGAATCTGATAGCTGTGGGCCGAATGCTTTTTGATTTCCTCAAACTCCGCATCGGTCAGGCGCCCGCTTTTCTTCAGGATCTCTTCCGGAATCCGACACTTGCCGATATCGTGCAGGAAACCGGCCATGCCCGCTCGGATCTGGTCCTCTTCGCTCCACTCCAGCCACTTGGCCATGTAGAAGGAGAGCATGCCGACCTGGACCGAGTGCTGGTACGTATATTCGTCCTGCGTATGCATGCTCAGCATGAGCGATACGACGTCCCGTTCTTCCTGGAAATGCCTGACGAGCGGCTGGAAGCTCTCCTTCGCATCCTCCTCGGAAATTTTGCCTTCGACGAGCGCCTGCTTGAACAGCAGCTCGCAGCCAGCGACTGCATCCTCGAACTTGTAGCGGAGCTCGGGCGGGAACAGGTCGGCGGCGGTCTCCGAGGCTTCGAACGAAGGGGAGACCCGCTGCTCGATGTCCACGTAGTCGATCCGATGCTGGTAAAGCCGAGACAGATCGGACTCGTTCAAGATCGCGCCGCTGGACAGAACGTGCAGGCCGTACGCGTTAAAGATATCTTGCGAGATTTGATCGCCAGCTTGCAAATCTGTAATATGAATTCGCATCGCGCACCTCGCCGTATGGTCTTCTGCGGCATCAACGTCGGATAACCGCTTTCAAACCATATGTTACCAAGTAAAAGGAGCGCTTGCAATCGATTTTTGTCGAAAGGGAGTAGGACTATTCGCCGATTAACTCGGCGTAGAGGCGCCTTGCCCGCACTGGATCGTCCGTGCCGGATACGAGCGCGCGGCCGTCGGGGAATAGCGCGAAGGCGATGCCGTCGTCCCGGCGGAGCCGAAGCAGGTAGTCGTGCAGCTCAATACGCCCGAGCGGCGCCCATCTGGCGGCGAGCAGCGGCAAATCGAGCGACGCATCGGAGGCTGCAGGCGATACCTGGACCGTCCTACGGCCGCAGAGCGAGGCGGTTAGCGGCTCGGCGGCGTCGCCGTCCAGCCATTCGAATCGGCGCTCGCCGCCGCAGACGGGGCAATCAAGCCTTCGAGCGCCTGCGATCCCGAGCTGCTGCCAGCCCGTATGCCAAAGGTCTGTCTGGAGCAGCGCGCCGTGCAGCGCCTCTTCGTGCCCGGCGAGCAGCTTGATCGCCTCCATCGACTGCACGGATGCAATAAGGTCGACGATCGGTCCGAGAACGCCTGCCGTCTCGCATGTATCGAGCGTGCCGCCGCGCGGCGGCTGCGGAAAGAGGCAGCGCAGGCAAGGACCGCCCGTGCCGGGGCGGATCGTCATCGTCATGCCGGAAGCGCCGACGGCCGCTCCGTAGATCCATGGCTTGCCATGCTTCACGCTCCACTCGTTGAGCAGGTACCGGATTCCGAAGCTGTCCGTGCCGTCAACGACAAGATCGGCGTCCGCCAGCAGCGTCTCGACATTGCCGGCGTTCAGATCGACCGCATATGACTTGTACGCGACGTCGCCGTTGATCGCGGACAGCCTTCGCGCGGCAGCGACTGCCTTCGGCGTTCCTTGGGCCGCGTCAGATTCGTCGTAGAGCAGCTGTCGCTGCAGGTTGGTCGGTTCGACGACGTCGCGGTCGATCAGGATGAGGCGGCCGATGCCGGCGCGGCTCAGATGGTTGGCCGAGACGCAGCCCAGCGCGCCGACGCCGACGATCGCGGCGGTCTTGGCCGACAGGCGCGCCTGCCCTTCGACGCCGAACGGGGCGAAGCGGGTCTGACGCGCATAGCGGTCCGCATAACGTGCGTTCCCGTCCGCCGCGCCTTCGGTGAACGAATCGGTCACGGCCCTTCACCTGCCGGAGGCGCCAGCGGATTCCAAGGGCCGGTCTGATGTCCTTTCCATTCGGAACCGTCCTCGTACACCTCGCGTTTCCAGATCGGCACCGTCTGCTTGAGTCGTTCGATCGCATACCGGCTCGCTTCATAGGCGGCAGCGCGGTGCGGCGAGGAGACGGCGATGAGGACGCTGGTCTCGCCGATGCCGACCGATCCGATGCGGTGGTGGATCGCGCACAGCGTGCCGGGCCACCGCTCGCCGATCTCGTCGCCGATCTGCCGCAGCGCCGCGAGCGCCATCGGCTCGTACGCTTCGTAATCAAGCGTGACCGTACGCTGGTCGCCCGTTAGCCCCCGCGTCGTTCCCGCGAACAGGAGCGCGGCGCCGTGATCGGGGTGGTGCACCAGCGATAACACATCGTCCGTCGACAGCGCCGCTGCCGATATCGCATAGGGCGCTGCGGATGTCGCCGCGGACCGGTCGCCTTCGACCGGTCCGCAGCCGCCGGAAACGGGCGGCAGCAGCGCAAGCTCGTCATCGTGGCCGAGCTCCGCTTCGTCCTGGGAAAACGCCTGGTTGCGCGCGACGAACGACACCGCGATCAGATCGGCCTGCTCCGGGTGGGCGGCCGCAAGGCGGCGCTTCAGCTCGCCGGCCGTAAGTCTCTCTTCCGCAAATGACGTCTCGAGCAGGCGCGAACCGAGTCGCTCCGCCAGTCCGGCGAATAAATATATTTTCCATCTGTATGTCGTCATAAATTTGCCCTGCCTTCCATACGATTCACCAGGGGATGCCTTGTCCAAGCATATCATAATGCTTCTGAAAATGTTATGCTATACCCATGTCAGCTAGTATTACAGGGAGCGATTCGAGCTTCCTGAAGGAGGGCTTCGCCATGACGGAATTGAAGGATCGATACGACCGCAAGCATACGTACCTGCGCATCTCCGTCACGGACCGCTGCAACCTGCGCTGCCTGTACTGCATGCCCGAGGAGGGCATGGAATTCATGGACCGGGACCGCCTTCTGACCTACGAACAGATCGCCGAGGTGGTGGAGACCGCCGCGGGATTCGGCATATCCAAGCTTCGGATCACCGGCGGCGAACCGCTCGTCCGCCCGGGCATCGCCGGGTTGATCGCGACCCTGAAGTCGATTCGCGGCATCGAGGAGATCTCCCTTACGACGAACGGGCTGCTGCTCGGCCCGCAGGCTGCCGCGCTTAAGCGCGCCGGACTCGATCGCGTCAATATCAGCCTGGATACGCTGGACAGCGCGCGCTTTCGCTTTATCGCGCGCAGGGGCAGGCTGGACAAAGTGCTGGAAGGCATCGAGGCCGCGGCAGAGGCCGGGCTCGGACCCATCAAGCTAAACTGCGTGCTGCTCAAAGGCGTAAACGAGGACGAGATCGGGCCCTTTCTCCGCCTGAGCGCCGAGAAGCCGCTTCATATCCGGTTTATTGAATATATGCCGATCGGGCACGACGACGCCGGCTGGCGCGATCACTATCTGCCGCTGACGCGCGTCTCCGAAGAAGCCGATCGTCTCGGACTGGCTTACGAGCCGCTGCCTGAAGGACCTGCAGGCAACGGTCCGTCCGAGAACTTCCGGATCTTGGGCGGGGCTGGCTCCTTCGGTCTGATCCATCCGGTCAGCAATCATTTCTGCGCCAATTGCAACCGTCTCCGCTTGACCGCGGAAGGCGACCTCAAGCCCTGCCTTTACTGGGTGGACGAGCTGAGCGTCCGGCCGGCGCTCGGTTCTCCGCAGGCGATGCGCGAGCTGTTCATGAAGGCGATGCGCATCAAGCCGGAGAACCACGAGATGGCGGCGTTGCTGGCGGGAGATGCCCAGTCGCACGTGCCGACGGGGCGCAGAATGTCTCAAATCGGCGGGTAGGGGGCGACAATTCGGTGCAAAGCGGCAAGCTGATTCTGCTTCATACCAACGATATCCACAGTCATTTCGAGGAGGCCGCCAGGGCGGCCGATTATATAAAGGAAGTCCGCAGATCTGTACCGGCGGAGCGGCTCCTGCTCATCGACTGCGGCGACCATCTGGACCGCGTACGGATCGAAACGGAGGGCACCGACGCCGTCGTGAACAGAGAGCTCCTGACGCGGCTTGGCTATGACGCGGTGACGTTCGGGAACAACGAAGGCCTGACCTATACGCCGGCCCAATTGTCGCGGCTTTACGAGGATGCCGCCTACCCCGTCGTCTGCGCGAATCTGAAGCTCTCCGCGACGGGACGTCCACCGGCATGGATGCGCCGGACGCTGACCCTTCAAAAAGCCGGACTGACGGTCGGCCTGTTCGGGCTAACCGTACAGTTCAGCGATTTTTACGAGCTGCTCGGCTGGGAAGTGTCCGATCCGCTGGAGGAGGCGGCCGCTTGCGTCGCCGAGCTTCGGGCCGACTGCGACGTCGTCGTGGCGATCTCGCATCTCGGACTGCGCCAGGACGAACGGATGGCGGCTGCGGTGCCCGGCATCGACGTGATCCTCGGCGCCCATACGCATCACTTGCTGGAGGTTCCGCTGCGGATCGGGGGCACGGTCGTCTGCGCGGCCGGCAAGTTCGGCCGCTATGTAGGCACAGTCGAGATCGAGCGCGGCGCCGAGGGACGGGGGCTCGCCATCGAGGGTCGAACGATCCCGACAGAGGGCCGGGAAGGGGATCCAGAGACGGCGGAGATCGTCGCCGCAGCGCTCAAGGAGGCCAAGCTGGCGATGGCTGAGCCGATCGCGCGGTTGGTCGTTCCGCTCGCCGGAGATGCAGATGCGGAGAGCCCGCTCGGGACGCTGCTCGCGGGGGCGCTGCGCCGCAAGACCGGCGCCGAGATCGGACTTACAAACGCAGGGCAGATTTTGGACGGACTTTCGGCGGGGCCGGTGACCCGCGAGCGAATCCATGCCGTATGTCCGTCGCCGATCAACCCGTGCCTGATCGAGCTGACCGGCGAGCTGCTGAAGCAGGCGTTCGAGGAGAGCCTGCTGCCGGAGTTCATCGGTTTGGAGTTTCACGGCTTCGGCTTCCGGGGCAAGGTGCTTGGCCGCTTGTGCACGGACGGCGCCGAGGTGGTCTTCGATCCCGCCGCGCCGCCGTACGAACGGGTCTGCAGCGTTCTGGTGAACGGGGAACCGCTGGACGATAAGCGGGTCTATACAGTCGGCACGCTCGACATGTTTACGTTCGGCATCGGTTATGTCGGCTTGAAGCAGGGACGCGTGTTGCGCTATTGCCTGCCCGAGTTCATTCGCGACTTGCTGGCCGAGGCGCTGAGCGACGAGCGGGCGGTAGCCGATTGTGTCCGGCGCCGCTGGTCGGAGAGCGCTGCCTCCGCGGCATTATAATCCGCATCGCGCTATTCGCGAATTCGCCTCATTAATCAAGCGTCCGCCGGTTCGCCGTCAATAGCGAACTAGCGGACGTATTTTTGTGGGTTCTTAAGGAGTTTTGGCGAATAGTGTCGACTTTTAGGAAGGAATATCTTGTCAATGGGCGTCAAATCTCTTACATTATCATAAGAGGATTCCGATGATATAGCCAGAGCCTTTGTCTGCGGAAGAGTACCAACAAGGGGGGAGTTAAAGGAATATGCGCTTGATGCCAGTGACAGCTTGCCTCCCCGGAATGAGGCTTGGTAAAAAGATTTTCTCCGAAGATGGCATCGTGCTGCTGGCTGAAGGAGTCGAGTTGACCCAGGGACTGTTGAATCGCCTGAGCAGTATGGGCATTCATTACATCTATATTTCGGACCCGAAGACCGAAGGCATCGAGATTCCCGAGCTGATCAGCGAGGAGACGCAGCGGCGGGCGCTGAAGACCGTTAAGAACGTGTTCCGCGAGATGGCCGACAGCTCCCGGCGCGGGATCTATCCCTACGTCGGCAAAGCCGTGCGCGAGACGATGTCGACGATCCTCGACGATCTGTACAGCAATCGGGACGCCATGATCATGCTGCTGAACCTGCAGAGCGTGGATCACTATTTGTATATCCATTCGCTCAACGTCTGCGTGTATACGTCGCTGCTCGGCATCGCCCGCGGCTACAGCAGGGACGAGCTGATGACGCTTGGCCTCGGTTCCCTGCTGCACGACGTCGGCAAGTCCCGGATACCGCTCGACGTGCTGCTGAAGCCGGGGGCGTTGTCCAAGCAGGAGTTCGAGGAGATGAAGCGCCATACCGAACGCGGCTTCCAGCTGCTCAAGGACGAGCCCAACCTGCCGCTCATCGTCGCTCATTGCGCCTTCCAGCACCACGAACGGCTGGACGGCTCGGGCTATCCGCGCGGCATTCGAGGCCACGAGATCCACGATTACGCCAAGTGGATCGGCATCGTCGACTCGTACGATGCGATGACGAGCCACCGGATCTACCGCAACGCCATGCTGCCGCACCAGGCGGTCGAGCTCTTGTACGCGGGCAGCGACTCGCTGTACGACACGGAGATGCTCCGCCTGTTTCGAGACAAGGTCGCCATCTATCCGGTCGGCATGACCGTAGAGCTGTCGAGCGGCCAGACCGGCGTCATCGTGGACGTGAACACGCTGACGCTGCATCGGCCGATCGTGCGAATCCTTACCAACGAAGGCGGCGAGGAGCTGAAGTCCCCGTTCGATATGGATTTGTCCAAGCACCTGTCGGTCATGATCTCCCGCGTCGTGACCAACGGTCCCGCCTTAAGCGAAGCATAGGCACGCATTCGAGCCCTTGGAGCGGCATGTCTCCAAGGGCTTTCGTTTGCGTTATCCGGCGCTTACCCGGTACAATAGCATTACATTCGACAAGACAGGGAGTATGACCGATGATTGGCTCCGCCCAAGCCGGGACGGGCGCCCTTTTCGCGCCGCCGGCCGATCTCACGCCGCTGTCGCCTGCGTACGATCCGTGGGATCCGATCCGTTCGCTGCAGGCGTACGGCAAGCATGCGCTCACGAGCGTTGAATTTACCGTTACTCATTTATGCAATATGCGATGCGAGCATTGCGCCGTCGGCGACAGCCTGACGATGACCGAAGCCGAGGCGCTGCCGATCGACCTGATGCTCCGCAGGCTGGACGAGGTCGAGCATCTGGAGACGATCAGCCTTACCGGCGGAGAGCCGACTTTTAGCATGAACACTGTCACGGGCGTGCTGATCCCGCTGCTTAAGTACGCAAGGTCGCGCGGCATCCGCACGCAGCTCAATTCCAACGTGACGCTTGATTACGGCCGTTACGAGCTGATCGCGCCTCATTTGGACGTCATGCATATTTCCTTCAATTACACGGAGGCCGAGGATTTCCACCGCATCGGCTTCGCGCGCACCGGACGGGAGGTCGGCCTCGGGGCCGCCGGGCGCATGTACGAGCGCATGATGGAAAACGCCAGACGGCTGGCCGACGGCGGTCTGTTCGTCTCGGCGGAGTCGATGATCAACTACCGGACGCACGGGAAAATGAAGGAGATCCACCGTCTCGTCGGCGAGATGGGCTGCAGCAGGCATGAGGTGCATCCGATGTATCCGAGCTCCTTTGCCTCGGGACTGCCCGCGATCACGAAGCGGCAGATGCTCGAAGCCGTCGAGGAACTGCTTGACGTCAGGCGGCGCGACATGTGGATGCTGTTCGGCACGCTGCCGTTTTACGCTTGCGGGGACGATCCGCTGGAGCGCCGCCTGCTAAGCAGGCTGGCCGACGAGCCGAATGTCACCGTGCGCAACGATCCGGACGGCCGCAACCGCGTCAACGTCAACCTGTTCAGCGGGGACGTGTACGTGACCGATTTCGCGGCCGTCCCGCCGTTCGGCAACGTCAAGACAGAGCGCCTCGACGACGTGTTCGACCGCTGGCAGGCGCACCCGATGCAGCGGGGCCTCAATTGCCATTGTCCGGCTGCGGGCTGCTGCGGTCCGAATCTTCTGGTAACCGACATGTATTACAAGGATGTCGACTTTACCCGCCGACGCGCGATCGTCTAGACGATCGCGCGCATGCAAGCGCCGAGCGCGATGTACCCGCAATTACCGCGCCGTACGAAAGGAAGCTGAAGCTGCTTGAACACGGAATTGTTATGGGGTTCGATCGCCTGGCACGCCGTACTCGTTCTTTTTCTCGTGCTGCTGAACGGATTTTTCGTAGCGGCCGAATTCGCGCTCGTCAAAGTGCGCCAATCCCGGCTCACGCAGCTGACGAACGAGGGGAATGTCAGGGCCAAGTACGCGCTTAAGGTCAACCGCAAGCTGGACGTCTATCTGTCGGCCACGCAGCTAGGCATCACGCTCGCCTCGCTCGGGCTCGGCTGGACGGGCGAGCCGGCCATCGCCGATCTGATCGTCATCCCGCTGCTTCACCAATACGGCGTGACCAACGAGACGACGATCCATACGATCTCGTATATCATCGCGTTCAGCGCGATCACGTTCCTTCATATCGTGCTGGGAGAGCTCGCGCCCAAGTCGCTCGCGATCCAAAAGTCGGAGGGCGTATCGCTGTGGCTGTCGCTTCCGCTGCTGCTCTTCTACCGGCTGTTCCTGCCGGTCATCTGGCTGCTCAACAACGCGGCGAACCTGCTGCTGCGTTTGATCGGCGTCAAGCCTGCCAGCGAACACGATGCGGCGCATACCGAAGAAGAGATCCGCATCCTCATGAATGAGAGCGCCAAGAGCGGCATCATCGACAAGGAAGAGATGACGCTGTTCGACAACGTGTTCGAGTTTTCCGAACGGGTGGCCCGCGAAGTCATGCTTCCTCGTACGGACATGGACTGCATGTTCACCAACCTGCCGTTCGACGAGAACATGAAGCTCGCTTACCGCGTCAAGCATACCCGGTATCCGGTCGGCGTCGAGGACAAGGATCAGATTATCGGATTCGTCCACATCACGGACGTGCTCACGGCCGATCCGGACGAAGAGCAGGATCTGCGCGCCTACTTGCGTCCGATATTAAGCGTGCCTGAGTCGATGGAGATCAGCCGCGTGCTCAAGCTTATGCAGCGCCACAAGTCGCAGCTCGCGATCGTCATCGACGAATACGGCGGCACGGCCGGCATGCTGACGGCCGAGATGATTCTCGAGGAGATCGTCGGGGAGATGCGGGACGAATTCGACGACGAGCCGCCGGCCGTCGAAATGCAGGGCGACGTCTATTCGGTGGACGGACGCATGCTGATCGAGGAGGTCGACGACCTGCTCGGCGTCGAGATCGAGGAAGAAGAGGTCGATTCGATCGGCGGCTGGCTGTTCAAGAGCCTTGACGGCAACGTCGAGGAGGGCCACAAGATCGTCGAGCAAGGCTATGTTTTCGAGATCGCCGAAGTGGAACGTCTAAGAGTCCAGCGCGTACATATCTATCGGTATAAACAATCGGATGCGGACGACCGTACGGACTCGCCTTCCGGTCTGTAGTTGACGTATTCCGGATTCGCCGACAGGGCGAACGATCCTCGAAAGGTGTGAATGCATGCCGCTGCGCACAGTATTGCTGATGGTTTTGGGGCTTGGATTTCTTTATTTGCTGTTTACGGTAGGCGCACCGTTCCTGCTGGCTTTGATCGTCGTGATCTTCCTTGAACCGCTGACCAAGATTTTCATGACCAAGTTTAAAATGAACCGGCTGACGGCGTCTACGGTGACGAGCACTTTGTTTACGCTCGGATTGCTCGGACTTATGGGACTGATCGGCATCAAGATTTTCGAGGAGCTGACCTCGTTCTGGAGCAATCTGCCGTCCTATCTCAAGAGCGCCAATGACTACATCCAGGACGCGCTTGAAAAAGCGAGCAACTCGTACAACGGCGTGGGCAACGACAATGAGCTGCCGATCAAGCTGGAGAGCTTGACGAACAATCTGACAGATTGGTTGTCGGGACTTGCTACGTCGATCTCCAAGCCGCTTGTCGGGTTTGCGGCGGGCATCCCGAGCTTTTTTGTCGTCATGATCGTGTTTTTTGTCGCCGTGTACCTGTTCAGCCTGAGCCTGCCGACGATGATGGCCTCGTTCCTGTCCGTCTTCGCCGAGGAATCCAGAAGCCAGGTCTCTCAAGTCATGGAAAATTTGCGCAGGTCGATATTCGGCTTCCTGCGGGCACAGTTCGTGCTGAGCCTCATGACGTATGTTCTCTCCTTTGTCGGTCTGCTTATCATCGGTACGGGCTACCCGCTCGCCATCGCGCTGCTGATCGTCGTCGTCGATATATTGCCGATCCTCGGCACGGGGTCCGTACTCGTGCCATGGGCAGCCTATATGTTGCTGACGGGAGACACTTACGCCGGCATCGGACTCATTCTGCTGTTCCTCGTCATTACCGTCGTACGCAGGATCGTAGAACCGAAGGTGCTCGGGGATGCGGTCGGCATCGGCGCGCTCCCTGCGCTCATCAGCTTGTATGTCGGCTTCGAATTGGTCGGATTGGTCGGCGTCTTCCTCGGTCCGGTCGTCGTTATCGTGTACATGGCCGCCCGCAAGGTGGGATTG from the Cohnella hashimotonis genome contains:
- a CDS encoding ThiF family adenylyltransferase, whose protein sequence is MTDSFTEGAADGNARYADRYARQTRFAPFGVEGQARLSAKTAAIVGVGALGCVSANHLSRAGIGRLILIDRDVVEPTNLQRQLLYDESDAAQGTPKAVAAARRLSAINGDVAYKSYAVDLNAGNVETLLADADLVVDGTDSFGIRYLLNEWSVKHGKPWIYGAAVGASGMTMTIRPGTGGPCLRCLFPQPPRGGTLDTCETAGVLGPIVDLIASVQSMEAIKLLAGHEEALHGALLQTDLWHTGWQQLGIAGARRLDCPVCGGERRFEWLDGDAAEPLTASLCGRRTVQVSPAASDASLDLPLLAARWAPLGRIELHDYLLRLRRDDGIAFALFPDGRALVSGTDDPVRARRLYAELIGE
- a CDS encoding molybdenum cofactor biosynthesis protein — encoded protein: MTTYRWKIYLFAGLAERLGSRLLETSFAEERLTAGELKRRLAAAHPEQADLIAVSFVARNQAFSQDEAELGHDDELALLPPVSGGCGPVEGDRSAATSAAPYAISAAALSTDDVLSLVHHPDHGAALLFAGTTRGLTGDQRTVTLDYEAYEPMALAALRQIGDEIGERWPGTLCAIHHRIGSVGIGETSVLIAVSSPHRAAAYEASRYAIERLKQTVPIWKREVYEDGSEWKGHQTGPWNPLAPPAGEGP
- a CDS encoding bifunctional metallophosphatase/5'-nucleotidase; amino-acid sequence: MQSGKLILLHTNDIHSHFEEAARAADYIKEVRRSVPAERLLLIDCGDHLDRVRIETEGTDAVVNRELLTRLGYDAVTFGNNEGLTYTPAQLSRLYEDAAYPVVCANLKLSATGRPPAWMRRTLTLQKAGLTVGLFGLTVQFSDFYELLGWEVSDPLEEAAACVAELRADCDVVVAISHLGLRQDERMAAAVPGIDVILGAHTHHLLEVPLRIGGTVVCAAGKFGRYVGTVEIERGAEGRGLAIEGRTIPTEGREGDPETAEIVAAALKEAKLAMAEPIARLVVPLAGDADAESPLGTLLAGALRRKTGAEIGLTNAGQILDGLSAGPVTRERIHAVCPSPINPCLIELTGELLKQAFEESLLPEFIGLEFHGFGFRGKVLGRLCTDGAEVVFDPAAPPYERVCSVLVNGEPLDDKRVYTVGTLDMFTFGIGYVGLKQGRVLRYCLPEFIRDLLAEALSDERAVADCVRRRWSESAASAAL
- a CDS encoding HD-GYP domain-containing protein, with protein sequence MRIHITDLQAGDQISQDIFNAYGLHVLSSGAILNESDLSRLYQHRIDYVDIEQRVSPSFEASETAADLFPPELRYKFEDAVAGCELLFKQALVEGKISEEDAKESFQPLVRHFQEERDVVSLMLSMHTQDEYTYQHSVQVGMLSFYMAKWLEWSEEDQIRAGMAGFLHDIGKCRIPEEILKKSGRLTDAEFEEIKKHSAHSYQILKDSYSDEEIAVAALQHHERRDGTGYPERLHDQAIMPMSRVIAIADIYSAMSSDRVYQEKRDLLCVLKELYRLSFNELDAEMTLTFINRMIPNFIGKRAQLSDGRWGTIIMTHPTDPFRPLIHVDDKFIDLAVEHGLEIDRIST
- a CDS encoding C40 family peptidase, giving the protein MRNRVFARAACAGIAAAAILAGAGCTDNPGDTADLSQRYAPVRVKSTERTKADEKAESSVIRLHSIHRTGYVSLADVAKAAGYTGRWLDDGSYGLGDHDPRWKFRTGDSRVQADGKVSRLPAPAVKENDNLYVPAAGLPALFGKELAMRTNKDTISFLPRAFGHDAGHGGLPFADAAPGTASGGKLRIASASSDAADIISHGQKFLGVKYDFGAGDYEKTGLFDCSSFVKYLFAEKGIQLPRTAREQAEHGTAVSRNELQPGDLMFYYVPGRFKTDKTVGHVGIYMGGGKMLHSSPKPEDGVQITDIDKAYWQDTFLYAKRLL
- the moaA gene encoding GTP 3',8-cyclase MoaA, with product MTELKDRYDRKHTYLRISVTDRCNLRCLYCMPEEGMEFMDRDRLLTYEQIAEVVETAAGFGISKLRITGGEPLVRPGIAGLIATLKSIRGIEEISLTTNGLLLGPQAAALKRAGLDRVNISLDTLDSARFRFIARRGRLDKVLEGIEAAAEAGLGPIKLNCVLLKGVNEDEIGPFLRLSAEKPLHIRFIEYMPIGHDDAGWRDHYLPLTRVSEEADRLGLAYEPLPEGPAGNGPSENFRILGGAGSFGLIHPVSNHFCANCNRLRLTAEGDLKPCLYWVDELSVRPALGSPQAMRELFMKAMRIKPENHEMAALLAGDAQSHVPTGRRMSQIGG
- a CDS encoding glycoside hydrolase family 73 protein, which encodes MDRQTFFGLLGPQAQRARIEGSPLFPSVRLAQNLLETGGRIDEHYNLGGIKAGGGKPNQWWRGETYTTPTWEFVNGKRVQALGTWRSYKSVYHFYKDQDLLLGHARYARVRAAKTAPEQAEALQLSRYATDPAYSNKLSQLIKTYDLTKYDDFEEADIPMTTEEREQFEQLQKEASEQTALIRSLADRLALVENRQIIAEPPVWAAAAVQAAVDAKLIDTPRGGSYDFYRLLTVLHRKNII